The region GGCGAGGTCGTAGGGGCTATGCCGACTGAGACCATTGTTTAAAGCATATTCGTAGAGTTCGTCTTCAAACTGAATACTGCTACTTCTACTGGCAACGGATAAGAACTCTAAACACATGGCAATTGAGGTAACATTGCATGATCCATCAGGATTATGATAATTATCGCGCTGGGATTTGTAGGGAACATTGAGCTTGATGGTATTTTGCGGATCGGTAGCCGGAATATCTGGCTTCTCATCCGCTGGCTGTGCGGCTTGCGGTAGGTTTTCGCCACCGATCATTTTGACATCTTCACAGAGCACAAACCAAAGCGCTGAACCCTGATATTCTTGGTTGAGCGTTACCTTAAAGTGGTTACGCTCTGATTCAAAATAGACGACATCTAAAATTGTTCCAGCGGGCAGCGGAGAGGTGTCGGAGGTAAGTAATACATCACTTACCAAGGGACGTTTTTTGACCACTGTGTCACGCAGGGCTTCGATTGTGATCACGGGGGCTGCAGACCGAGAACCACTGGCATCGACTTCCAACAATTTACTTGCAGTAGCAGGGCCCAGAAAATTTGGTTCTTTGCAGTGATGCTCAGCTTGAAAACGGCTCAGTGCGCCACTGGCAATTTGTCCAAAGGGAGCCTCGATCCGGCGGAGTAAACCAAGGTTGATCAGGATTGTTTGCACATCTTGGCTAAGTTCTTCGTCAGCGGCAATTGCGGGGGCTTCATAACGTCGGTTGGCCGTTGCAAACTCGGTCAGTTTCATGTTGACAATACCTTTGTATATGGGATGTTTGATCAGAGTTTAGGTGAGGGCAGCGATCAGGGAGGGACCCGCAATACCATCGACGGTCCAGCCTTCTCGGGCCTGCCATTCGCGCAGGGCAGCGGCGGTGCCGCTACCAAATACGCCGTCGGCAGCGAGGTCAAATCCGGCATTTTGGAGGCCAATTTGGAATTGGCGAATATCTTCGCCAGTCATGCGAGGTTCGGTGAGCTGGAACGATCGTGGCGGTGTTGCTGGTGTTGAGGCAGTGGCGATCGTGGCAATATTGCCGTCATGGGTCAGTGCAAACTCCCAGGGCTGACTGCGGAATAAGGCTTGCTCAGCAAGACGACGACGCGTGAGGCCGAGCATGACTTTACCGTCGCCTTTGTTCCAGCGAGGAAATTGTTGGGCGGCGCCTTCAAAATCACCGGAATTCAGTAATCGCAATAGCGTTGAACCGCCAAAACCCGCTTGACCAGGACCCGTGTTATAGCAAAAGCAGACCAGAGCAGAGAACTGATCGGCGCTGAGATCAACCTCGACTAGGTCTTCGACGTAGGATTCAAATAGTTCTAAATCTTGACGGAGAAATTCTTCAGCTTCGGCTTGGGTGATACGCATACCAGGTGCAACCCCAGCGGTATGGCCATAGCCGATCGTCCAGACACCAACGCCATCATCATAGGCCTCGAGTTCGCAGCCTTCAAACGTGGTGAGCAGCTTGAGTCCGATATGATTGATATGATGGCCACCACGCGCTTGGAGAATTTCATCGGTGGGGGCAACTTCGTCACAGCTAATCACGAAATCGAGCGATCGACTGAACTGAAGGGCGGTGATTAAATCCTGGATATTGCCGTGGGTAGCAACTTGG is a window of Romeriopsis navalis LEGE 11480 DNA encoding:
- a CDS encoding C39 family peptidase yields the protein MKLTEFATANRRYEAPAIAADEELSQDVQTILINLGLLRRIEAPFGQIASGALSRFQAEHHCKEPNFLGPATASKLLEVDASGSRSAAPVITIEALRDTVVKKRPLVSDVLLTSDTSPLPAGTILDVVYFESERNHFKVTLNQEYQGSALWFVLCEDVKMIGGENLPQAAQPADEKPDIPATDPQNTIKLNVPYKSQRDNYHNPDGSCNVTSIAMCLEFLSVASRSSSIQFEDELYEYALNNGLSRHSPYDLAKIANDYGVKDAFDSHATLDAVKGWLAAGNPIVTHGYFTSFGHIIVLVGYDDKGFIVHDPYGEWYAEGYDRNDPNGNDEKGKFLHYSYGLIERTCMTGGEFWIHFISK
- a CDS encoding glycoside hydrolase family protein; its protein translation is MNNQVRLFPDGQLVEYKADVPIRQVATHGNIQDLITALQFSRSLDFVISCDEVAPTDEILQARGGHHINHIGLKLLTTFEGCELEAYDDGVGVWTIGYGHTAGVAPGMRITQAEAEEFLRQDLELFESYVEDLVEVDLSADQFSALVCFCYNTGPGQAGFGGSTLLRLLNSGDFEGAAQQFPRWNKGDGKVMLGLTRRRLAEQALFRSQPWEFALTHDGNIATIATASTPATPPRSFQLTEPRMTGEDIRQFQIGLQNAGFDLAADGVFGSGTAAALREWQAREGWTVDGIAGPSLIAALT